One Solanum pennellii chromosome 9, SPENNV200 DNA segment encodes these proteins:
- the LOC107031410 gene encoding uncharacterized protein LOC107031410 isoform X2: protein MTVSMASRLQLHQNVEVKSSESGFLGSWHLATIIGFNDFVPQVQYHHLLSDDKEEEASINLIESVNLSPIRPFPPPLQFHTSLLSYGQCVDLFYQDAWWEGVIFDHQNGALNRRIFFPDMGDEINAQLHNLRITQDWDQVSQQWNPRGTWMFLQIIHEIENLHPLFVSLKQIWYQIREKNAYKYLKEWTSTSADIWRNLINQVVHENAILTVKHIFCESNTSPGFLEGGPLLEFSQPTETYFHNSAILPFIEAICKSISGEMMCMDREVSCIDKQLVSEGFGPISDNVPLSAGALFRSVLPSQEEQQAVSPNALPVLHPPKNEISGTSSITKSERLNFESSNKRHSRKRKRVEYNDNNMLNHRSPESLQKLKKHLFHLGWKIEQPKDRSITRTRYIAPDGKIFQSLRQVCKMLEKSETWAEDQKTSYDGSSDDLNLSTCPAKTKTRSQVSELPYTSQEPIIDPEISREAVIEYCSLGSPANPAYKKLNSGEKKFTIMKAKKHLAAIGWIFYYYRGRDKRELRYHSPHGKTFNTLLGACRWCMQQWKAEEQMPELFSRSTVLEYQGNLAPQRTSSEKLSAATFSVLPLAKEPAQLNKVKVCEISKTRKKTNHAGGMLKKGNESRSSRTVTDGTESESSVGLLRSSKKARQGTLCSSLHHTPRTVLSWLIDNNVVLPRAKVQYRAKRDGRPMAEGRITRAGIKCKCCQKVHGISSFEVHAGSSYHRPSANIYLEDGRSLLDCQLQMKEKTSLRHTRKRTPLLKKRSHWGTNDYVCSVCHYGGELLLCDECPSSFHTGCLGLKEIPDGEWFCPSCCCETCGQSRFDKNKDHFTDSSLLICCQCDNKYHARCMRNKGFQKLDYHPVGSWFCNKRCEQICLGIRQLLAKPVVVGIDNLTWTLLKYVKPDDFDSDAANDEFILETYSKLSVALDVMHECFEPVKEPYTRRDLIEDVIFNRWSELNRLNFQGFYTVLLERNDEVISVATVRVYGEKVAEVPLVATRFQYRRLGMCRILMNELEKKLMELGVERLVLPAVPTVLNTWTTSFGFSLVKESQRLNFLNYTFLDFQGTTMCQKLLQSIPPEVSSESTAYQTQFDHINSKENVELDGNSALSEVFQAEQIEESAIVDQGSADAPGGFESNNNTDAPAPFSTVANQLSPLGCQDETSLQYQAEVSDSKVLEKTGVVEYICYKRRKRYPDSGC, encoded by the exons ATGACTGTGTCAATGGCTTCCAGACTACAACTTCATCAGAACGTTGAG gTGAAGAGTAGTGAAAGTGGATTCCTGGGTTCATGGCACTTAGCTACTATCAttggttttaatgattttgttCCACAAGTTCAATACCATCACCTTCTCTCTGATGACAAGGAAGAAGAAGCTTCTATCAACTTGATTGAATCGGTTAACCTTTCTCCAATTAGGCCTTTCCCACCTCCACTTCAATTTCACACATCCCTTCTATCTTATGGACAAtgtgttgatttgttttatcaaGATGCTTGGTGGGAAGGAGTTATATTTGACCATCAAAATGGTGCCCTAAACAGAAGAATTTTCTTTCCAGATATGGGTGATGAAATCAATGCTCAACTCCACAATCTACGTATAACTCAAGATTGGGATCAGGTTTCACAACAATGGAATCCTCGTGGTACCTGGATGTTTCTTCAAATTATTCACGAGATTGAGAATCTCCATCCCCTTTTCGTCTCACTCAAACAAATTTGGTATCAAATCCGGGAGAAGAATGCCTACAAATACCTCAAGGAATGGACATCTACTTCGGCTGATATCTGGAGGAACTTGATTAACCAAGTTGTGCATGAAAACGCTATCTTAACCGTCAAGCATATTTTTTGTGAGTCCAACACTTCACCAGGCTTTCTAGAGGGAGGCCCATTGCTAGAATTTTCACAACCCACTGAAACATATTTTCATAACTCAGCCATTTTACCTTTTATTGAAGCCATATGCAAATCAATTAGTGGGGAGATGATGTGTATGGATCGGGAGGTATCATGTATAGATAAACAACTTGTTTCGGAGGGTTTTGGACCAATCTCAGACAATGTTCCATTGAGTGCTGGTGCTTTATTTCGCTCAGTTCTACCAAGCCAAGAAGAACAACAAGCTGTATCACCTAATGCTTTGCCAGTTTTACACCcccctaaaaatgaaatttctgGTACTTCGTCAATTACTAAGAGTGAGAGACTGAACTTTGAGTCCTCCAATAAAAGACATTCTAGAAAGAGGAAGCGAGTTGAGtacaatgataataatatgttGAACCACAGGTCCCCAGAATCCTTGCAAAAACTTAAGAAACATTTGTTTCACTTAGGATGGAAAATTGAGCAACCAAAGGATCGCAGCATCACTAGGACACGGTACATTGCTCCTGATGGAAAAATATTCCAATCACTTCGTCAAGTTTGTAAGATGTTGGAAAAGTCAGAAACTTGGGCAGAAGACCAAAAAACATCATATGATGGTTCATCTGATGACCTCAACTTGTCTACTTGCCCGGCAAAAACAAAGACACGCAGTCAGGTGTCTGAGCTGCCATATACTTCTCAAGAACCAATCATTGATCCTGAAATCAGCCGTGAAGCTGTAATTGAATATTGTTCACTGGGATCACCAGCCAATCCTGCCTATAAGAAGTTGAACAGTGGGGAAAAGAAGTTTACGATCATGAAAGCTAAGAAGCACCTAGCTGCAATAGGAtggatattttattattatcggGGAAGGGACAAGAGAGAGTTGCGGTACCATTCTCCTCATGGGAAAACATTCAACACTCTTCTAGGGGCATGCAGATGGTGTATGCAGCAGTGGAAAGCTGAGGAACAGATGCCTGAATTATTTTCCCGGTCAACTGTTCTAGAATATCAGGGGAATTTGGCACCTCAGAGAACCTCAAGTGAGAAGTTATCAGCGGCGACATTTTCTGTCCTGCCACTTGCTAAAGAACCTGCTCAACTTAATAAAGTCAAAGTTTGTGAAATCagtaaaacaagaaagaagacTAATCATGCAGGTGGCATGTTGAAAAAAGGAAATGAATCTAGATCTTCAAGAACAGTAACAGATGGTACAGAATCTGAGTCTTCAGTTGGTCTGTTGCGATCCAGTAAAAAAGCTCGGCAGGGGACACTTTGTTCTTCCTTGCATCATACACCTCGAACAGTTTTATCTTGGTTGATTGACAATAATGTGGTTCTGCCGCGTGCGAAAGTGCAGTATCGTGCGAAAAGAGATGGTCGTCCAATGGCAGAAGGGCGGATCACTCGTGCAGGGATCAAATGCAAGTGCTGCCAAAAAGTTCATGGAATTAGCAGTTTTGAGGTGCATGCTGGAAGTAGTTATCACAGACCTTCAGCAAATATATATTTGGAAGATGGACGATCCCTTCTTGATTGTCAACTGCAGATGAAAGAAAAGACTAGTTTAAGACACACGAGGAAGAGAACACCTTTGTTGAAGAAGCGCAGCCATTGGGGCACAAATGACTATGTGTGTTCCGTGTGCCATTATGGTGGTGAATTACTTTTGTGTGATGAATGCCCGTCTTCCTTTCATACTGGTTGCCTTGGATTGAag GAGATCCCAGATGGAGAGTGGTTTTGCCCATCATGCTGTTGTGAAACATGTGGCCAGAGCAGATTTGATAAAAACAAAGACCACTTTACTGACAGCAGTCTACTTATCTGTTGTCAGTGTGATAACAAGT ATCATGCTCGGTGCATGAGAAATAAGGGTTTTCAAAAGCTGGATTATCATCCTGTAGGAAGTTGGTTTTGCAATAAGAGATGTGAGCAG ATATGTTTGGGTATCCGCCAACTTTTGGCAAAGCCAGTTGTGGTGGGAATTGATAACCTCACTTGGACTTTATTGAAATACGTGAAACCTGATGATTTTGATTCAGATGCTGCTAATGATGAATTCATCTTGGAGACTTATAGTAAACTTAGTGTCGCTCTGGATGTGATGCATGAATGCTTCGAGCCTGTCAAAGAACCTTACACAAGGAGAGATCTTATAGAAGATGTTATCTTTAATAGATG GTCAGAGCTGAATCGCTTAAATTTTCAGGGTTTCTATACTGTGCTTCTGGAAAGAAATGATGAAGTTATTTCAGTAGCAACTGTAAG GGTTTATGGAGAAAAGGTAGCCGAGGTTCCTCTTGTAGCAACAAGATTTCAGTACCGCCGACTTGGAATGTGTCGCATCTTAATGAATGAGCTTGAAAAG AAACTCATGGAATTAGGAGTTGAGAGGCTAGTTTTGCCTGCTGTACCAACTGTGCTAAACACATGGACCACTTCATTTGGTTTCTCACTGGTGAAAGAATCTCAGAGGTTAAACTTCTTGAATTACACTTTCCTTGATTTCCAGGGTACAACAATGTGTCAGAAACTTCTCCAGAGTATCCCTCCAGAGGTATCAAGTGAATCAACAG CTTATCAAACTCAATTTGACCACATAAACAGCAAGGAGAATGTTGAGTTGGATGGAAACAGTGCGCTTTCTGAGGTCTTCCAAGCTGAGCAAATTGAGGAGAGTGCAATTGTGGACCAAGGATCTGCAGA TGCACCTGGAGGATTTGAAAGCAATAATAATACCGATGCTCCAGCTCCTTTCAGTACTGTG GCGAACCAACTATCTCCTCTTGGCTGCCAAGATGAAACTAGTCTGCAGTACCAAGCTGAAGTTAGTGATAGTAAGGTTTTAGAAAAAACAGGTGTTGTTGAATACATATGTTACAAGCGGAGAAAAAGATATCCAGACTCTGGATGCTAA
- the LOC107031410 gene encoding uncharacterized protein LOC107031410 isoform X1, with protein MTVSMASRLQLHQNVEVKSSESGFLGSWHLATIIGFNDFVPQVQYHHLLSDDKEEEASINLIESVNLSPIRPFPPPLQFHTSLLSYGQCVDLFYQDAWWEGVIFDHQNGALNRRIFFPDMGDEINAQLHNLRITQDWDQVSQQWNPRGTWMFLQIIHEIENLHPLFVSLKQIWYQIREKNAYKYLKEWTSTSADIWRNLINQVVHENAILTVKHIFCESNTSPGFLEGGPLLEFSQPTETYFHNSAILPFIEAICKSISGEMMCMDREVSCIDKQLVSEGFGPISDNVPLSAGALFRSVLPSQEEQQAVSPNALPVLHPPKNEISGTSSITKSERLNFESSNKRHSRKRKRVEYNDNNMLNHRSPESLQKLKKHLFHLGWKIEQPKDRSITRTRYIAPDGKIFQSLRQVCKMLEKSETWAEDQKTSYDGSSDDLNLSTCPAKTKTRSQVSELPYTSQEPIIDPEISREAVIEYCSLGSPANPAYKKLNSGEKKFTIMKAKKHLAAIGWIFYYYRGRDKRELRYHSPHGKTFNTLLGACRWCMQQWKAEEQMPELFSRSTVLEYQGNLAPQRTSSEKLSAATFSVLPLAKEPAQLNKVKVCEISKTRKKTNHAGGMLKKGNESRSSRTVTDGTESESSVGLLRSSKKARQGTLCSSLHHTPRTVLSWLIDNNVVLPRAKVQYRAKRDGRPMAEGRITRAGIKCKCCQKVHGISSFEVHAGSSYHRPSANIYLEDGRSLLDCQLQMKEKTSLRHTRKRTPLLKKRSHWGTNDYVCSVCHYGGELLLCDECPSSFHTGCLGLKEIPDGEWFCPSCCCETCGQSRFDKNKDHFTDSSLLICCQCDNKYHARCMRNKGFQKLDYHPVGSWFCNKRCEQICLGIRQLLAKPVVVGIDNLTWTLLKYVKPDDFDSDAANDEFILETYSKLSVALDVMHECFEPVKEPYTRRDLIEDVIFNRWSELNRLNFQGFYTVLLERNDEVISVATVRVYGEKVAEVPLVATRFQYRRLGMCRILMNELEKKLMELGVERLVLPAVPTVLNTWTTSFGFSLVKESQRLNFLNYTFLDFQGTTMCQKLLQSIPPEVSSESTEAYQTQFDHINSKENVELDGNSALSEVFQAEQIEESAIVDQGSADAPGGFESNNNTDAPAPFSTVANQLSPLGCQDETSLQYQAEVSDSKVLEKTGVVEYICYKRRKRYPDSGC; from the exons ATGACTGTGTCAATGGCTTCCAGACTACAACTTCATCAGAACGTTGAG gTGAAGAGTAGTGAAAGTGGATTCCTGGGTTCATGGCACTTAGCTACTATCAttggttttaatgattttgttCCACAAGTTCAATACCATCACCTTCTCTCTGATGACAAGGAAGAAGAAGCTTCTATCAACTTGATTGAATCGGTTAACCTTTCTCCAATTAGGCCTTTCCCACCTCCACTTCAATTTCACACATCCCTTCTATCTTATGGACAAtgtgttgatttgttttatcaaGATGCTTGGTGGGAAGGAGTTATATTTGACCATCAAAATGGTGCCCTAAACAGAAGAATTTTCTTTCCAGATATGGGTGATGAAATCAATGCTCAACTCCACAATCTACGTATAACTCAAGATTGGGATCAGGTTTCACAACAATGGAATCCTCGTGGTACCTGGATGTTTCTTCAAATTATTCACGAGATTGAGAATCTCCATCCCCTTTTCGTCTCACTCAAACAAATTTGGTATCAAATCCGGGAGAAGAATGCCTACAAATACCTCAAGGAATGGACATCTACTTCGGCTGATATCTGGAGGAACTTGATTAACCAAGTTGTGCATGAAAACGCTATCTTAACCGTCAAGCATATTTTTTGTGAGTCCAACACTTCACCAGGCTTTCTAGAGGGAGGCCCATTGCTAGAATTTTCACAACCCACTGAAACATATTTTCATAACTCAGCCATTTTACCTTTTATTGAAGCCATATGCAAATCAATTAGTGGGGAGATGATGTGTATGGATCGGGAGGTATCATGTATAGATAAACAACTTGTTTCGGAGGGTTTTGGACCAATCTCAGACAATGTTCCATTGAGTGCTGGTGCTTTATTTCGCTCAGTTCTACCAAGCCAAGAAGAACAACAAGCTGTATCACCTAATGCTTTGCCAGTTTTACACCcccctaaaaatgaaatttctgGTACTTCGTCAATTACTAAGAGTGAGAGACTGAACTTTGAGTCCTCCAATAAAAGACATTCTAGAAAGAGGAAGCGAGTTGAGtacaatgataataatatgttGAACCACAGGTCCCCAGAATCCTTGCAAAAACTTAAGAAACATTTGTTTCACTTAGGATGGAAAATTGAGCAACCAAAGGATCGCAGCATCACTAGGACACGGTACATTGCTCCTGATGGAAAAATATTCCAATCACTTCGTCAAGTTTGTAAGATGTTGGAAAAGTCAGAAACTTGGGCAGAAGACCAAAAAACATCATATGATGGTTCATCTGATGACCTCAACTTGTCTACTTGCCCGGCAAAAACAAAGACACGCAGTCAGGTGTCTGAGCTGCCATATACTTCTCAAGAACCAATCATTGATCCTGAAATCAGCCGTGAAGCTGTAATTGAATATTGTTCACTGGGATCACCAGCCAATCCTGCCTATAAGAAGTTGAACAGTGGGGAAAAGAAGTTTACGATCATGAAAGCTAAGAAGCACCTAGCTGCAATAGGAtggatattttattattatcggGGAAGGGACAAGAGAGAGTTGCGGTACCATTCTCCTCATGGGAAAACATTCAACACTCTTCTAGGGGCATGCAGATGGTGTATGCAGCAGTGGAAAGCTGAGGAACAGATGCCTGAATTATTTTCCCGGTCAACTGTTCTAGAATATCAGGGGAATTTGGCACCTCAGAGAACCTCAAGTGAGAAGTTATCAGCGGCGACATTTTCTGTCCTGCCACTTGCTAAAGAACCTGCTCAACTTAATAAAGTCAAAGTTTGTGAAATCagtaaaacaagaaagaagacTAATCATGCAGGTGGCATGTTGAAAAAAGGAAATGAATCTAGATCTTCAAGAACAGTAACAGATGGTACAGAATCTGAGTCTTCAGTTGGTCTGTTGCGATCCAGTAAAAAAGCTCGGCAGGGGACACTTTGTTCTTCCTTGCATCATACACCTCGAACAGTTTTATCTTGGTTGATTGACAATAATGTGGTTCTGCCGCGTGCGAAAGTGCAGTATCGTGCGAAAAGAGATGGTCGTCCAATGGCAGAAGGGCGGATCACTCGTGCAGGGATCAAATGCAAGTGCTGCCAAAAAGTTCATGGAATTAGCAGTTTTGAGGTGCATGCTGGAAGTAGTTATCACAGACCTTCAGCAAATATATATTTGGAAGATGGACGATCCCTTCTTGATTGTCAACTGCAGATGAAAGAAAAGACTAGTTTAAGACACACGAGGAAGAGAACACCTTTGTTGAAGAAGCGCAGCCATTGGGGCACAAATGACTATGTGTGTTCCGTGTGCCATTATGGTGGTGAATTACTTTTGTGTGATGAATGCCCGTCTTCCTTTCATACTGGTTGCCTTGGATTGAag GAGATCCCAGATGGAGAGTGGTTTTGCCCATCATGCTGTTGTGAAACATGTGGCCAGAGCAGATTTGATAAAAACAAAGACCACTTTACTGACAGCAGTCTACTTATCTGTTGTCAGTGTGATAACAAGT ATCATGCTCGGTGCATGAGAAATAAGGGTTTTCAAAAGCTGGATTATCATCCTGTAGGAAGTTGGTTTTGCAATAAGAGATGTGAGCAG ATATGTTTGGGTATCCGCCAACTTTTGGCAAAGCCAGTTGTGGTGGGAATTGATAACCTCACTTGGACTTTATTGAAATACGTGAAACCTGATGATTTTGATTCAGATGCTGCTAATGATGAATTCATCTTGGAGACTTATAGTAAACTTAGTGTCGCTCTGGATGTGATGCATGAATGCTTCGAGCCTGTCAAAGAACCTTACACAAGGAGAGATCTTATAGAAGATGTTATCTTTAATAGATG GTCAGAGCTGAATCGCTTAAATTTTCAGGGTTTCTATACTGTGCTTCTGGAAAGAAATGATGAAGTTATTTCAGTAGCAACTGTAAG GGTTTATGGAGAAAAGGTAGCCGAGGTTCCTCTTGTAGCAACAAGATTTCAGTACCGCCGACTTGGAATGTGTCGCATCTTAATGAATGAGCTTGAAAAG AAACTCATGGAATTAGGAGTTGAGAGGCTAGTTTTGCCTGCTGTACCAACTGTGCTAAACACATGGACCACTTCATTTGGTTTCTCACTGGTGAAAGAATCTCAGAGGTTAAACTTCTTGAATTACACTTTCCTTGATTTCCAGGGTACAACAATGTGTCAGAAACTTCTCCAGAGTATCCCTCCAGAGGTATCAAGTGAATCAACAG AAGCTTATCAAACTCAATTTGACCACATAAACAGCAAGGAGAATGTTGAGTTGGATGGAAACAGTGCGCTTTCTGAGGTCTTCCAAGCTGAGCAAATTGAGGAGAGTGCAATTGTGGACCAAGGATCTGCAGA TGCACCTGGAGGATTTGAAAGCAATAATAATACCGATGCTCCAGCTCCTTTCAGTACTGTG GCGAACCAACTATCTCCTCTTGGCTGCCAAGATGAAACTAGTCTGCAGTACCAAGCTGAAGTTAGTGATAGTAAGGTTTTAGAAAAAACAGGTGTTGTTGAATACATATGTTACAAGCGGAGAAAAAGATATCCAGACTCTGGATGCTAA
- the LOC107031410 gene encoding uncharacterized protein LOC107031410 isoform X6 — protein sequence MTVSMASRLQLHQNVEVKSSESGFLGSWHLATIIGFNDFVPQVQYHHLLSDDKEEEASINLIESVNLSPIRPFPPPLQFHTSLLSYGQCVDLFYQDAWWEGVIFDHQNGALNRRIFFPDMGDEINAQLHNLRITQDWDQVSQQWNPRGTWMFLQIIHEIENLHPLFVSLKQIWYQIREKNAYKYLKEWTSTSADIWRNLINQVVHENAILTVKHIFCESNTSPGFLEGGPLLEFSQPTETYFHNSAILPFIEAICKSISGEMMCMDREVSCIDKQLVSEGFGPISDNVPLSAGALFRSVLPSQEEQQAVSPNALPVLHPPKNEISGTSSITKSERLNFESSNKRHSRKRKRVEYNDNNMLNHRSPESLQKLKKHLFHLGWKIEQPKDRSITRTRYIAPDGKIFQSLRQVCKMLEKSETWAEDQKTSYDGSSDDLNLSTCPAKTKTRSQVSELPYTSQEPIIDPEISREAVIEYCSLGSPANPAYKKLNSGEKKFTIMKAKKHLAAIGWIFYYYRGRDKRELRYHSPHGKTFNTLLGACRWCMQQWKAEEQMPELFSRSTVLEYQGNLAPQRTSSEKLSAATFSVLPLAKEPAQLNKVKVCEISKTRKKTNHAGGMLKKGNESRSSRTVTDGTESESSVGLLRSSKKARQGTLCSSLHHTPRTVLSWLIDNNVVLPRAKVQYRAKRDGRPMAEGRITRAGIKCKCCQKVHGISSFEVHAGSSYHRPSANIYLEDGRSLLDCQLQMKEKTSLRHTRKRTPLLKKRSHWGTNDYVCSVCHYGGELLLCDECPSSFHTGCLGLKEIPDGEWFCPSCCCETCGQSRFDKNKDHFTDSSLLICCQCDNKYHARCMRNKGFQKLDYHPVGSWFCNKRCEQICLGIRQLLAKPVVVGIDNLTWTLLKYVKPDDFDSDAANDEFILETYSKLSVALDVMHECFEPVKEPYTRRDLIEDVIFNRWSELNRLNFQGFYTVLLERNDEVISVATGLWRKGSRGSSCSNKISVPPTWNVSHLNE from the exons ATGACTGTGTCAATGGCTTCCAGACTACAACTTCATCAGAACGTTGAG gTGAAGAGTAGTGAAAGTGGATTCCTGGGTTCATGGCACTTAGCTACTATCAttggttttaatgattttgttCCACAAGTTCAATACCATCACCTTCTCTCTGATGACAAGGAAGAAGAAGCTTCTATCAACTTGATTGAATCGGTTAACCTTTCTCCAATTAGGCCTTTCCCACCTCCACTTCAATTTCACACATCCCTTCTATCTTATGGACAAtgtgttgatttgttttatcaaGATGCTTGGTGGGAAGGAGTTATATTTGACCATCAAAATGGTGCCCTAAACAGAAGAATTTTCTTTCCAGATATGGGTGATGAAATCAATGCTCAACTCCACAATCTACGTATAACTCAAGATTGGGATCAGGTTTCACAACAATGGAATCCTCGTGGTACCTGGATGTTTCTTCAAATTATTCACGAGATTGAGAATCTCCATCCCCTTTTCGTCTCACTCAAACAAATTTGGTATCAAATCCGGGAGAAGAATGCCTACAAATACCTCAAGGAATGGACATCTACTTCGGCTGATATCTGGAGGAACTTGATTAACCAAGTTGTGCATGAAAACGCTATCTTAACCGTCAAGCATATTTTTTGTGAGTCCAACACTTCACCAGGCTTTCTAGAGGGAGGCCCATTGCTAGAATTTTCACAACCCACTGAAACATATTTTCATAACTCAGCCATTTTACCTTTTATTGAAGCCATATGCAAATCAATTAGTGGGGAGATGATGTGTATGGATCGGGAGGTATCATGTATAGATAAACAACTTGTTTCGGAGGGTTTTGGACCAATCTCAGACAATGTTCCATTGAGTGCTGGTGCTTTATTTCGCTCAGTTCTACCAAGCCAAGAAGAACAACAAGCTGTATCACCTAATGCTTTGCCAGTTTTACACCcccctaaaaatgaaatttctgGTACTTCGTCAATTACTAAGAGTGAGAGACTGAACTTTGAGTCCTCCAATAAAAGACATTCTAGAAAGAGGAAGCGAGTTGAGtacaatgataataatatgttGAACCACAGGTCCCCAGAATCCTTGCAAAAACTTAAGAAACATTTGTTTCACTTAGGATGGAAAATTGAGCAACCAAAGGATCGCAGCATCACTAGGACACGGTACATTGCTCCTGATGGAAAAATATTCCAATCACTTCGTCAAGTTTGTAAGATGTTGGAAAAGTCAGAAACTTGGGCAGAAGACCAAAAAACATCATATGATGGTTCATCTGATGACCTCAACTTGTCTACTTGCCCGGCAAAAACAAAGACACGCAGTCAGGTGTCTGAGCTGCCATATACTTCTCAAGAACCAATCATTGATCCTGAAATCAGCCGTGAAGCTGTAATTGAATATTGTTCACTGGGATCACCAGCCAATCCTGCCTATAAGAAGTTGAACAGTGGGGAAAAGAAGTTTACGATCATGAAAGCTAAGAAGCACCTAGCTGCAATAGGAtggatattttattattatcggGGAAGGGACAAGAGAGAGTTGCGGTACCATTCTCCTCATGGGAAAACATTCAACACTCTTCTAGGGGCATGCAGATGGTGTATGCAGCAGTGGAAAGCTGAGGAACAGATGCCTGAATTATTTTCCCGGTCAACTGTTCTAGAATATCAGGGGAATTTGGCACCTCAGAGAACCTCAAGTGAGAAGTTATCAGCGGCGACATTTTCTGTCCTGCCACTTGCTAAAGAACCTGCTCAACTTAATAAAGTCAAAGTTTGTGAAATCagtaaaacaagaaagaagacTAATCATGCAGGTGGCATGTTGAAAAAAGGAAATGAATCTAGATCTTCAAGAACAGTAACAGATGGTACAGAATCTGAGTCTTCAGTTGGTCTGTTGCGATCCAGTAAAAAAGCTCGGCAGGGGACACTTTGTTCTTCCTTGCATCATACACCTCGAACAGTTTTATCTTGGTTGATTGACAATAATGTGGTTCTGCCGCGTGCGAAAGTGCAGTATCGTGCGAAAAGAGATGGTCGTCCAATGGCAGAAGGGCGGATCACTCGTGCAGGGATCAAATGCAAGTGCTGCCAAAAAGTTCATGGAATTAGCAGTTTTGAGGTGCATGCTGGAAGTAGTTATCACAGACCTTCAGCAAATATATATTTGGAAGATGGACGATCCCTTCTTGATTGTCAACTGCAGATGAAAGAAAAGACTAGTTTAAGACACACGAGGAAGAGAACACCTTTGTTGAAGAAGCGCAGCCATTGGGGCACAAATGACTATGTGTGTTCCGTGTGCCATTATGGTGGTGAATTACTTTTGTGTGATGAATGCCCGTCTTCCTTTCATACTGGTTGCCTTGGATTGAag GAGATCCCAGATGGAGAGTGGTTTTGCCCATCATGCTGTTGTGAAACATGTGGCCAGAGCAGATTTGATAAAAACAAAGACCACTTTACTGACAGCAGTCTACTTATCTGTTGTCAGTGTGATAACAAGT ATCATGCTCGGTGCATGAGAAATAAGGGTTTTCAAAAGCTGGATTATCATCCTGTAGGAAGTTGGTTTTGCAATAAGAGATGTGAGCAG ATATGTTTGGGTATCCGCCAACTTTTGGCAAAGCCAGTTGTGGTGGGAATTGATAACCTCACTTGGACTTTATTGAAATACGTGAAACCTGATGATTTTGATTCAGATGCTGCTAATGATGAATTCATCTTGGAGACTTATAGTAAACTTAGTGTCGCTCTGGATGTGATGCATGAATGCTTCGAGCCTGTCAAAGAACCTTACACAAGGAGAGATCTTATAGAAGATGTTATCTTTAATAGATG GTCAGAGCTGAATCGCTTAAATTTTCAGGGTTTCTATACTGTGCTTCTGGAAAGAAATGATGAAGTTATTTCAGTAGCAACT GGTTTATGGAGAAAAGGTAGCCGAGGTTCCTCTTGTAGCAACAAGATTTCAGTACCGCCGACTTGGAATGTGTCGCATCTTAATGAATGA